A single window of Cydia strobilella chromosome 18, ilCydStro3.1, whole genome shotgun sequence DNA harbors:
- the LOC134749296 gene encoding cytochrome P450 6B4-like, protein MVVIVLTISVVIASFLYYHFTKYNNYWNKRNVVGPKPTFFFGNIKDAVLRRKPIGHVFKDIYDMYPEEKVVGMFVMRSPELLVRDLDVIKNILIKDFDIFVNRGYEYKKTGFGANLIHGNAETWRLLRSRFSPLFTPGKLKSMMHLLSERGDTFVKYVARVTQLNPEQEVYDMTRKFTQAAIAACVFGIEIDTFNQEHETLRRIDSKIFSVTLSRELELMYPGILMKTGGSLVSTEIIPFFINLVKDVTAQRNGKSTNRKDFMDLILKMREEKHISGLIRKNKDTETGLHLTDEVIAAQVFTFYAAGHETSAATISFILYQLALNPQIQDKVMVEIKEVLKKHDGKMTLQAVLDLSYMGQVFDETLRMYPILSDLKRKSNSTYKIPGTNVTIEKNQLIKIPTLGIHYDEKIYPNPEKFDPERFSPENVAARHSCAYLPFGLGPRNCIGIRFAQLQSRVCMAKLLSQFRVEPSKNTPRQLQYEPRRIVLYPIGGIPLNIIKRH, encoded by the exons ATGGTGGTAATAGTTTTAACGATATCTGTTGTCATTGCTTCTTTCTTGTATTACCACTTCACAAAGTACAATAATTATTGGAATAAACGAAACGTTGTTGGCCCAAAACCGACTTTCTTCTTCGGAAATATAAAGGATGCAGTACTCAGAAGAAAACCCATTGGCCACGTATTCAAGGATATCTACGATATGTACCCAGAAGAAAAAGTGGTAGGAATGTTCGTGATGAGATCCCCAGAATTGCTAGTAAGGGACTTAGAtgtgataaaaaatatactaataaAAGACTTCGATATTTTCGTGAACCGCGGATATGAGTACAAAAAAACGGGTTTCGGAGCGAATTTGATTCATGGTAATGCAGAGACCTGGCGACTGTTACGAAGCCGCTTCTCTCCGCTTTTTACTCCTGGAAAGCTAAAGAGTATGATGCATCTTTTAAGTGAACGCGGGGATACATTTGTGAAGTATGTAGCCCGAGTCACACAGTTAAATCCGGAGCAAGAAGTCTACGATATGACACGAAAGTTTACGCAGGCTGCCATAGCCGCTTGCGTATTTGGCATAGAAATCGATACATTTAACCAAGAACACGAAACCCTTCGTAGGATCGACAGTAAAATATTCTCTGTTACCCTTAGTCGTGAACTTGAGCTGATGTATCCTggaattttaatgaaaactgGAGGCTCACTTGTTTCAACAGAAATTATCCCATTTTTTATCAATTTGGTCAAAGACGTCACTGCGCAAAGAAATGGTAAATCAACCAATAGAAAAGATTTCATGgacttaattttgaaaatgagaGAAGAGAAGCACATTTCTGGACTAATTAGGAAAAACAAGGATACTGAGACGGGTTTACATTTAACTGACGAGGTAATAGCGGCACaggtatttactttttatgctGCGGGTCATGAAACTAGTGCGGCAACAATAAGTTTCATCCTGTACCAGTTAGCTCTCAACCCACAAATTCAAGACAAGGTGATGGTAGAAATAAAAGAAGTACTAAAGAAACATGATGGCAAAATGACCCTACAAGCTGTTTTAGATTTATCTTACATGGGCCAAGTTTTCGATGAAACATTGAGAATGTATCCAATTTTATCCGATTTGAAAAGAAAGTCTAACAGCACCTATAAGATACCCGGTACAAACGTAACGATAGAGAAAAATCAGTTGATTAAAATTCCAACGCTTGGTATCCATTATGACGAGAAGATATACCCTAATCCTGAGAAGTTTGACCCAGAGAGATTTTCACCAGAGAATGTGGCAGCGAGGCACTCTTGCGCATATTTGCCTTTTGGACTTGGACCTAGAAACTGCATCG GGATCCGCTTCGCACAGCTACAATCGCGAGTGTGTATGGCGAAGCTCCTCTCTCAGTTTCGGGTGGAACCTTCTAAGAATACCCCCCGTCAATTGCAGTACGAGCCTCGGCGCATCGTATTGTACCCCATAGGCGGTATACCGCTAAACATCATTAAAAGACATTGA
- the LOC134749302 gene encoding uncharacterized protein LOC134749302 isoform X1 — translation MNTSNLLRSMIRSSTLFRNHRNLPRYMKPINLCKMSVSSNASQLITQKTKESFEDALPSIMDTITTNTQFADVPEVGNWVKKTLDYNLGGGKKTRGMTTLLAYEMFEKPGNITDETIHSAKMLGWCVEMLQAYLLILDDIMDSSSTRRGMPCWYRLPDVGTRAINDAILIYSSMFHVIKSQFGREKFYTKILELFNETLFQTSIGQHLDLTMANRHKNDYSLFTIEQYNAIVKYKTAYYTFKLPVCLGLLLANNTDPVKHKKVEDICLDIGRFFQIQDDYIDCYCDESVSGKKGTDIQEGKCSWFAVQALQRCDANQRTVFSTCYASQEPAHIERIRILYRQLQLPELYAETEAKMYDALISQARAMPEDLSPTLFVKLIDMLNKRSH, via the exons gtaCATGAAACCAATAAATCTATGTAAAATGTCAGTATCAAGTAACGCATCTCAACTAATCACTCAAAAGACGAAAGAATCTTTTGAGGACGCGCTTCCAAGCATCATGGACACTATCACCACTAACACACAGTTTGCAGACGTACCTGAAGTTGGGAATTGGGTGAAAAAG ACGCTGGATTATAACTTAGGAGGAGGGAAGAAAACAAGAGGCATGACCACACTCCTTGCCTATGAGATGTTTGAGAAACCAGGGAATATAACTGACGAAACTATTCATTCAGCGAAAATGCTTGGCTGGTGTGTTGAGATG CTGCAAGCATACCTGCTTATACTAGACGACATAATGGACAGCTCGTCGACGCGCCGCGGCATGCCGTGCTGGTACCGTCTGCCGGATGTCGGCACGCGCGCCATTAATGACGCCATCTTGATTTACTCCTCCATGTTCCACGTCATCAAGTCGCAGTTCGGGAGAGAGAAGTTCTATACTAAGATATTGGAATTGTTTAATGAG ACTCTCTTCCAAACCTCAATCGGGCAACACCTAGATCTGACGATGGCGAATCGTCACAAAAACGACTACAGTCTGTTTACGATAGAGCAGTACAACGCTATCGTCAAATACAAGACTGCGTACTACACGTTCAAGCTGCCGGTGTGTTTAGGCTTGCTGTTGGCCAACAACACGGACCCGGTCAAGCATAAGAAGGTTGAGGACATCTGCCTCGATATTGGCAGGTTCTTTCAAATACAG GACGACTACATAGACTGTTACTGCGACGAATCAGTAAGCGGCAAGAAAGGCACGGACATTCAAGAGGGCAAGTGCTCGTGGTTCGCGGTGCAGGCGCTGCAGCGGTGCGACGCCAACCAGAGGACCGTGTTCAGCACCTGCTACGCCAGCCAGGAGCCGGCGCATATTGAGCGGATAAGGATACTATACAG acaGTTACAGCTGCCTGAACTTTACGCCGAAACGGAAGCCAAAATGTACGACGCACTGATAAGCCAAGCCCGAGCGATGCCCGAAGATCTGTCGCCTACTCTATTCGTCAAACTTATTGATATGCTCAACAAGAGGAGCCATTGA
- the LOC134749302 gene encoding uncharacterized protein LOC134749302 isoform X2 → MNNSVIYLIKQLRYMKPINLCKMSVSSNASQLITQKTKESFEDALPSIMDTITTNTQFADVPEVGNWVKKTLDYNLGGGKKTRGMTTLLAYEMFEKPGNITDETIHSAKMLGWCVEMLQAYLLILDDIMDSSSTRRGMPCWYRLPDVGTRAINDAILIYSSMFHVIKSQFGREKFYTKILELFNETLFQTSIGQHLDLTMANRHKNDYSLFTIEQYNAIVKYKTAYYTFKLPVCLGLLLANNTDPVKHKKVEDICLDIGRFFQIQDDYIDCYCDESVSGKKGTDIQEGKCSWFAVQALQRCDANQRTVFSTCYASQEPAHIERIRILYRQLQLPELYAETEAKMYDALISQARAMPEDLSPTLFVKLIDMLNKRSH, encoded by the exons ATGAATAACAGTGTCATTTATTTGATTAAGCAATTGAG gtaCATGAAACCAATAAATCTATGTAAAATGTCAGTATCAAGTAACGCATCTCAACTAATCACTCAAAAGACGAAAGAATCTTTTGAGGACGCGCTTCCAAGCATCATGGACACTATCACCACTAACACACAGTTTGCAGACGTACCTGAAGTTGGGAATTGGGTGAAAAAG ACGCTGGATTATAACTTAGGAGGAGGGAAGAAAACAAGAGGCATGACCACACTCCTTGCCTATGAGATGTTTGAGAAACCAGGGAATATAACTGACGAAACTATTCATTCAGCGAAAATGCTTGGCTGGTGTGTTGAGATG CTGCAAGCATACCTGCTTATACTAGACGACATAATGGACAGCTCGTCGACGCGCCGCGGCATGCCGTGCTGGTACCGTCTGCCGGATGTCGGCACGCGCGCCATTAATGACGCCATCTTGATTTACTCCTCCATGTTCCACGTCATCAAGTCGCAGTTCGGGAGAGAGAAGTTCTATACTAAGATATTGGAATTGTTTAATGAG ACTCTCTTCCAAACCTCAATCGGGCAACACCTAGATCTGACGATGGCGAATCGTCACAAAAACGACTACAGTCTGTTTACGATAGAGCAGTACAACGCTATCGTCAAATACAAGACTGCGTACTACACGTTCAAGCTGCCGGTGTGTTTAGGCTTGCTGTTGGCCAACAACACGGACCCGGTCAAGCATAAGAAGGTTGAGGACATCTGCCTCGATATTGGCAGGTTCTTTCAAATACAG GACGACTACATAGACTGTTACTGCGACGAATCAGTAAGCGGCAAGAAAGGCACGGACATTCAAGAGGGCAAGTGCTCGTGGTTCGCGGTGCAGGCGCTGCAGCGGTGCGACGCCAACCAGAGGACCGTGTTCAGCACCTGCTACGCCAGCCAGGAGCCGGCGCATATTGAGCGGATAAGGATACTATACAG acaGTTACAGCTGCCTGAACTTTACGCCGAAACGGAAGCCAAAATGTACGACGCACTGATAAGCCAAGCCCGAGCGATGCCCGAAGATCTGTCGCCTACTCTATTCGTCAAACTTATTGATATGCTCAACAAGAGGAGCCATTGA